From Halotia branconii CENA392, the proteins below share one genomic window:
- a CDS encoding ABC1 kinase family protein, whose protein sequence is MGQYQPGQLKRYNPDEIARHYRYRPWLAWGRFLRIIWSFAGFIFSLKWDEWQNQVEQNKGKRATQLRELLTRLGPTFIKVGQALSTRPDLIRKDFLEELVKLQDQLPPFDNAIAYRIIETELDRSISESFSELSPTPVAAASLGQVYRGRLVTGEEVAVKVQRPHLRPVITLDLYLMRWAASWLAPWLPLNLGHDLTLIVDEFGTKIFEEIDYINEGRNAEKFASNFRNDLQVKVPIIYWRYTNTHVLTLEWIDGFKLTDTKRIREVGLDPEGIIKIGVTSGLQQLLEHGFFHADPHPGNLFAMPDGRMAYIDFGMMDQLEEPTKETLVDALVHLVNKDYTDLAEDFVKLGFLTPDTNICPIIPALESVLGSAIGKNVGDFNFKTITDEFSELMYEYPFRVPAKFALIIRSLVTQEGIALSLNPNFKIVEVGYPYIARRLLTGESPALRRRLLNVLFKDGKFQWQRLENLIEIARTDGNFDVVPTAKMGLQYLLSDEGKFLRRQLVLALTEDDRLHTAEVQRLWNLVKDDIQPNRLLNVAIGMLTDLSKESVAAILPKATSLAAFTENQRLNNN, encoded by the coding sequence GTGGGTCAGTATCAACCTGGTCAGCTAAAGCGCTACAACCCAGACGAAATCGCTCGTCATTATCGTTACCGTCCCTGGCTGGCTTGGGGACGATTCCTAAGAATTATCTGGTCTTTTGCTGGATTTATTTTTAGTCTGAAGTGGGACGAGTGGCAAAATCAAGTTGAGCAGAATAAGGGTAAACGCGCTACCCAGTTGCGAGAACTGCTCACTCGCCTAGGTCCCACTTTCATTAAAGTTGGTCAAGCCCTCTCTACCCGGCCTGACTTAATACGTAAAGATTTCTTAGAAGAACTTGTCAAGCTACAAGATCAACTGCCACCCTTTGATAATGCGATCGCTTATCGAATTATCGAAACTGAGTTAGACCGTTCAATCTCTGAAAGTTTTAGTGAATTGTCGCCTACACCAGTGGCCGCTGCAAGCTTGGGTCAAGTATATCGTGGTCGTCTAGTCACTGGCGAAGAAGTCGCAGTTAAAGTCCAACGTCCCCACTTACGCCCTGTCATCACACTCGATTTATATTTGATGCGCTGGGCTGCAAGTTGGTTGGCTCCTTGGTTGCCCTTGAATCTTGGTCACGACCTGACTTTGATTGTAGATGAATTTGGCACAAAAATATTTGAGGAAATTGACTATATTAACGAAGGTCGCAACGCCGAAAAATTTGCTAGCAATTTCCGCAATGACCTACAAGTAAAAGTTCCCATTATTTACTGGCGTTACACCAATACCCACGTTTTAACCCTAGAATGGATTGACGGCTTCAAACTCACAGATACTAAACGCATCCGTGAAGTAGGTTTAGACCCAGAAGGAATTATTAAAATTGGTGTCACCTCCGGTTTACAACAGCTACTAGAACACGGTTTCTTTCACGCCGACCCCCATCCTGGCAATTTGTTTGCTATGCCCGATGGTCGCATGGCTTACATTGATTTTGGCATGATGGATCAATTAGAGGAACCCACTAAAGAAACACTGGTGGATGCCTTAGTACATTTAGTTAACAAGGACTACACAGATTTAGCCGAAGATTTTGTCAAATTAGGTTTTTTGACTCCAGACACAAATATTTGTCCCATTATCCCGGCTTTAGAGTCAGTGCTGGGAAGCGCGATTGGTAAAAACGTCGGTGATTTTAACTTCAAAACCATTACCGATGAATTTTCGGAACTGATGTATGAATATCCTTTCCGAGTTCCTGCCAAATTCGCTTTAATTATTCGTTCTTTAGTGACACAAGAAGGCATTGCCCTCAGTCTCAATCCCAACTTTAAAATTGTTGAAGTGGGTTATCCCTACATAGCGCGGCGCTTACTGACAGGAGAATCTCCAGCATTACGGCGACGATTACTGAATGTGTTGTTTAAAGATGGTAAATTCCAGTGGCAACGCTTAGAAAATTTAATTGAAATCGCTCGTACTGATGGCAACTTTGATGTTGTACCCACCGCCAAAATGGGTTTGCAATATTTGCTATCTGATGAAGGAAAATTTTTGCGGCGACAGCTGGTGTTAGCGCTGACTGAAGATGACCGCCTGCATACAGCAGAAGTGCAACGTCTGTGGAATTTAGTTAAAGATGATATCCAGCCAAATCGTTTATTGAATGTGGCGATTGGCATGTTAACAGATTTATCTAAAGAAAGCGTAGCGGCGATTCTTCCTAAAGCTACATCTCTAGCAGCTTTTACAGAAAACCAGCGACTAAATAACAATTAA
- a CDS encoding pyridoxamine 5'-phosphate oxidase family protein — protein sequence MTTSTDRDQQLKKLCELIADIDCGMLTTTEEDGSLHSCPMSKNGEINSDGTLWFFIYRSSHKAAEIEHNQHVNVSFSSPDQQRYISLSGTAQLVQDRNKMQEKWQPKLQTWFPQGLDEPDIALLKVNINQADYWDSRSSFKPQVINL from the coding sequence ATGACAACTTCTACAGACCGCGATCAACAACTTAAAAAACTGTGTGAATTAATAGCAGACATTGACTGTGGCATGTTGACTACAACAGAAGAAGATGGCAGCTTGCATAGTTGCCCAATGTCCAAAAATGGCGAGATTAATTCTGATGGTACACTTTGGTTCTTTATTTATCGCAGTTCTCACAAGGCAGCTGAGATTGAACACAACCAGCATGTAAATGTGAGTTTCTCGTCACCTGACCAACAGCGATATATTTCTCTATCAGGTACAGCACAACTTGTACAAGACCGCAATAAAATGCAAGAAAAATGGCAACCAAAACTGCAAACTTGGTTTCCTCAAGGTTTAGATGAACCTGATATTGCTTTACTCAAAGTGAATATTAATCAAGCTGATTACTGGGATAGTCGCTCAAGCTTTAAGCCACAAGTAATTAATTTATAA
- the purH gene encoding bifunctional phosphoribosylaminoimidazolecarboxamide formyltransferase/IMP cyclohydrolase encodes MARLALLSVSNKTNLIDLARSLVEEFDFDLISSGGTAKTLKDAGLPVTKVADYTNSPEILGGRVKTLHPRIHGGILARRDVASDVTDLEDNQIRPIDLVVVNLYPFEETIAKPGVTLAEAVEQIDIGGPAMLRASSKNFAHLTVLCDPAQYDEYLQELRQNHGEASLEFRQKAALKGFLHTASYDQAIASYLAGTQQYTLSGTQLQSLRYGENPHQPAAWYQTGTTPTGWTAAKILQGKELSYNNLVDLEAARRIIAEFTDTPAATIIKHTNPCGTALGNTLVEAYQKAFKADSVSAFGGIVALNRTIDAATASELTQTFLECVVAPSCEPEAEEILAKKSKVRVLTLADLHNGSKDTIKAIAGGFLVQSADDMVADTNQWQIATERQPTADELAELLFAWKVCKHVKSNAIVVTSDRTTLGVGAGQMNRVGSVKIALEQAGEKAKGATLSSDGFFPFDDSVKTAAAAGITAIVQPGGSLRDQDSIKAANELGLVMVLTGVRHFLH; translated from the coding sequence ATGGCGCGTTTAGCACTGCTGAGTGTATCTAATAAAACTAATTTAATAGACCTAGCCCGTAGCTTGGTGGAAGAATTTGACTTTGATTTAATCAGCAGTGGGGGAACAGCCAAAACCCTAAAAGATGCTGGGCTACCAGTTACGAAAGTTGCAGATTACACAAATTCGCCAGAAATTTTAGGCGGTCGGGTGAAAACTTTGCATCCCCGGATTCATGGGGGAATCTTAGCACGTCGAGATGTAGCTAGCGATGTCACAGATTTAGAAGATAACCAAATTCGTCCGATTGATTTAGTAGTAGTGAATCTTTATCCTTTTGAAGAAACTATTGCCAAACCAGGAGTAACATTAGCTGAAGCTGTGGAACAGATTGATATTGGTGGCCCGGCGATGTTACGGGCATCATCAAAAAATTTCGCCCATCTGACAGTATTATGCGATCCGGCACAGTATGACGAATATTTGCAAGAGTTACGGCAAAATCACGGGGAAGCATCTCTAGAGTTCCGCCAAAAGGCTGCCTTAAAAGGCTTTTTGCATACTGCTAGTTATGATCAAGCGATCGCATCTTACCTCGCAGGAACGCAGCAGTACACCCTTAGCGGCACACAATTACAATCTCTGCGCTACGGCGAAAATCCTCATCAACCCGCTGCTTGGTATCAAACTGGCACTACCCCCACAGGATGGACAGCTGCCAAAATACTGCAAGGGAAGGAACTGAGTTACAACAATTTAGTTGATTTAGAAGCTGCACGCCGAATTATTGCTGAATTTACAGATACCCCAGCAGCCACAATTATCAAACATACTAATCCTTGTGGTACAGCCTTAGGAAATACTCTTGTAGAAGCTTACCAAAAAGCTTTTAAGGCTGATTCTGTTTCAGCTTTTGGGGGAATTGTCGCCCTTAACCGCACTATTGATGCTGCTACCGCCAGTGAATTAACTCAGACATTTTTAGAATGCGTGGTTGCACCCAGTTGTGAACCTGAAGCTGAAGAAATTTTGGCTAAAAAATCTAAAGTCCGGGTTTTGACTTTAGCAGATTTGCATAATGGTTCTAAAGATACTATAAAAGCGATCGCAGGTGGTTTTTTAGTCCAATCTGCCGATGATATGGTTGCAGACACCAACCAATGGCAAATCGCTACCGAACGTCAACCCACCGCTGACGAATTGGCAGAATTGCTGTTTGCTTGGAAAGTTTGCAAACATGTAAAATCCAATGCGATCGTAGTCACAAGCGATCGTACTACCCTAGGTGTAGGTGCTGGTCAAATGAATCGCGTCGGTTCAGTTAAAATTGCCCTCGAACAAGCTGGGGAAAAAGCCAAAGGTGCAACTCTGTCCAGCGATGGATTTTTCCCGTTTGATGATTCAGTAAAAACAGCCGCAGCAGCAGGAATTACTGCCATTGTCCAACCAGGAGGAAGTCTACGAGATCAAGACTCCATCAAGGCTGCGAATGAATTGGGTTTAGTGATGGTACTAACAGGTGTACGCCACTTTTTACACTAA
- a CDS encoding TetR/AcrR family transcriptional regulator, whose product MNKIIRSSALTRTRIIEAASQVFANLGVQGATTREIARVAGVNEVTLFRHFASKEQLLGAVIENALVLQIEALAHPEAWTQNLGVDLKHYAQLYNSMLEAQEDLIRTFIGEAKRHPEAAKQVIQAAVKPLEEKLIAYLQSSQKRGDVRPDIDPLPAVDMFTGMLLAGMLCRNANFKQNKYDREHYIQTCVDIFVRGISTASV is encoded by the coding sequence ATGAATAAAATTATCCGTTCTTCCGCCCTGACCCGTACACGTATCATAGAAGCTGCCTCACAGGTATTTGCTAATCTAGGTGTTCAAGGAGCAACCACCCGTGAAATAGCTCGTGTAGCTGGCGTGAATGAGGTAACTTTATTTCGCCATTTTGCTAGTAAAGAGCAACTTCTAGGGGCAGTGATTGAAAATGCTTTAGTACTTCAAATAGAAGCTTTGGCTCATCCTGAAGCCTGGACACAAAATCTTGGCGTTGACTTAAAGCATTATGCCCAGCTTTATAACTCTATGCTGGAAGCTCAAGAAGACTTAATTCGTACCTTCATTGGAGAAGCCAAACGTCATCCTGAGGCTGCAAAGCAAGTGATTCAAGCAGCGGTCAAGCCTTTAGAAGAAAAACTTATAGCTTATCTACAATCTAGTCAAAAACGAGGTGATGTGAGACCGGATATTGATCCGTTGCCGGCAGTTGATATGTTTACAGGAATGTTACTAGCCGGAATGCTGTGCCGTAATGCCAATTTTAAACAAAATAAGTATGACCGTGAGCATTATATCCAAACTTGTGTAGATATTTTTGTGCGTGGTATCAGTACGGCTTCTGTTTAA
- a CDS encoding metal ABC transporter solute-binding protein, Zn/Mn family: MSKKSPSYHSLRVSLIALTMGFMGCVNQAASTSFTQTTTVNENLPQVVATTSVLCDLTKQVAGNTINLSCLISPSTDSDFYQPKPEDRQAIEQANLILYNGYNLEPELIKIIKATKNSAPKRAVAQQAVPKPQQFQKNGKKVADPYIWHNPKNAIKMVEIISSNLEKLEPSNAVIYSDNAKQIKNELTQMNSWIKSRIASIPVKQPKLVTTYNELGYYTKAYNISLVNFSIDEKPTDIRVKNLVKNLQRTKVPTIFAQTKMNPNLVQSIATEAQVKVSERELLTEGLGEPGSEGDTYQKMMINNTRTIVEGLGGTYLMFAPKDSQ, encoded by the coding sequence ATGTCAAAAAAATCACCATCATATCATTCTTTACGAGTTAGCTTGATTGCTTTGACGATGGGATTTATGGGATGTGTAAATCAAGCAGCAAGCACCTCTTTTACTCAGACCACCACAGTAAACGAAAATTTGCCCCAAGTCGTAGCAACTACAAGTGTGCTATGTGACTTAACTAAACAGGTTGCGGGCAACACAATTAACCTTTCGTGTTTAATTTCTCCTAGTACAGACTCTGATTTCTATCAACCAAAACCAGAAGACCGCCAAGCTATTGAGCAAGCAAATCTCATTCTTTACAACGGCTATAATTTGGAACCAGAACTAATAAAAATCATTAAAGCAACTAAAAACTCTGCACCCAAAAGAGCCGTTGCTCAACAGGCGGTTCCCAAACCACAACAGTTTCAAAAAAATGGTAAAAAAGTAGCCGATCCTTACATTTGGCATAACCCTAAAAATGCTATCAAGATGGTAGAGATAATTAGCAGCAACTTAGAGAAGTTAGAACCTAGCAATGCAGTTATTTATAGTGACAATGCCAAACAAATTAAAAATGAACTAACTCAGATGAATAGTTGGATCAAGTCAAGAATTGCTAGTATTCCTGTCAAGCAACCTAAATTAGTCACAACATATAATGAGCTAGGTTATTACACTAAGGCATACAATATTTCTTTAGTAAATTTTAGTATTGACGAAAAACCGACAGATATACGAGTGAAAAACTTAGTTAAAAATCTGCAACGCACTAAAGTACCGACAATTTTTGCCCAGACGAAAATGAACCCTAACTTGGTGCAATCTATAGCCACAGAAGCACAAGTGAAAGTTTCCGAAAGAGAATTGTTGACTGAGGGGCTGGGTGAACCGGGAAGCGAAGGAGACACTTATCAAAAAATGATGATTAATAATACACGCACAATTGTAGAAGGGCTGGGAGGTACGTACTTGATGTTTGCACCAAAAGACAGTCAGTAG
- a CDS encoding DNA mismatch repair protein has product MPEINIGDSLAHPLVRYRNHLEFNGYHVEEDHDLLLCRHHRKNNLIVKCIPNRGVLIRALYSCQPNINRVDLLEYVNELNSEFMFMRAYIHNPVNDLFLETFCEGEYDRTIFSIFLDNLEYDMELFGKNKLTREYLQ; this is encoded by the coding sequence ATGCCAGAAATTAATATTGGTGATTCTTTAGCTCATCCTTTAGTGAGATATCGTAATCATTTAGAATTTAATGGATATCATGTTGAAGAAGATCATGATTTGCTTTTATGTCGTCATCATAGAAAGAATAACTTAATTGTTAAATGTATTCCTAATCGCGGAGTATTAATTAGAGCGCTTTATTCTTGTCAGCCAAATATTAATAGAGTAGATTTATTAGAATATGTAAACGAATTAAATTCAGAATTTATGTTTATGAGAGCATATATTCATAATCCAGTAAATGATTTGTTTTTAGAAACTTTTTGTGAAGGTGAATATGATAGAACTATTTTCTCAATTTTTTTAGATAATCTTGAATATGATATGGAGCTTTTTGGCAAAAATAAGTTGACGCGAGAGTATTTACAGTAA